The Carassius auratus strain Wakin chromosome 5, ASM336829v1, whole genome shotgun sequence genome includes a window with the following:
- the pax8 gene encoding paired box protein Pax-8 isoform X3, whose amino-acid sequence MSNTTGRGGMFVNGRPLPEVIRQRIVDMAHQGVRPCDISRQLRVSHGCVSKILGRYYETGSIKPGVIGGSKPKVATPKVVEKIAEYKRQNPTMFAWEIRDRLLAEGVCDGDTVPSVSSINRIIRTKVQQPFNLPLDSKGLSPGHSLIPSSAVTPPESPQSDSLGSTYSISGLLGIPQTSAEGKRSHDDSDQESCRHSVDSQGSGSGSRKQLRTEHFHSQHQDCGFERHHYSSDTFNQTVASKTEQSLYPLSLISGGLDEGKSASAISRNLAAHQGYTVVAEALQPLPLCLKQEMSPNINSSSPSPNIITNSAFLELTSISAPSSAPIANSCSNATHLSHGFNSFSHHAPVHGQFSSPPLITGRDVASSMLPGYPPHIPSATQTGFSSSTITGMVTGPEYMGQTYGHSPYSSYSDAWRFTNSSILGSPYYYSSAARAPPSSTAAYDHL is encoded by the exons ATGTCCAACACAACTGGGCGAG GTGGCATGTTTGTGAATGGTCGCCCGCTCCCGGAGGTCATCCGGCAGAGGATCGTGGACATGGCGCACCAGGGCGTACGACCTTGTGACATCTCCCGCCAGCTGAGGGTCAGTCACGGCTGCGTAAGCAAGATCCTGGGCAG GTACTATGAGACGGGCAGCATTAAACCAGGAGTCATTGGGGGCTCAAAGCCAAAAGTGGCGACTCCTAAAGTGGTGGAGAAGATAGCGGAGTACAAGCGTCAGAACCCAACCATGTTTGCGTGGGAGATCAGAGACCGACTGCTGGCCGAGGGCGTTTGTGACGGTGACACTGTGCCCAGCGTCAGCTCCATCAACAG GATTATTCGCACAAAAGTTCAACAGCCATTCAACCTTCCCCTGGACAGTAAAGGCCTCAGTCCTGGACATTCACTGA TTCCAAGTTCAGCCGTCACTCCTCCAGAATCTCCCCAGTCAGACTCTCTGGGCTCCACCTACTCCATCAGCGGCCTGCTGGGAATCCCACAGACCAGTGCCGAGGGCAAGAGGAGCCACGATGACA GTGATCAGGAGAGCTGTCGGCACAGTGTGGACTCTCAGGGCAGCGGCAGCGGATCCCGGAAACAGTTGAGGACCGAACACTTCCATTCCCAGCACCAGGACTGTGGCTTTGAGAGGCATCACTACAGCTCCGACACATTCAACCAGACTGTGGCCAGCAAAACAGAGCAG tcACTCTATCCTCTCTCGCTCATCAGTGGCGGTTTGGATGAGGGTAAAAGTGCTTCAGCTATCAGTCGAAACCTGGCAGCACATCAGGGATACACAGTGGTTGCAG AAGCTCTACAGCCCCTCCCACTCTGTTTGAAACAGGAAATGTCACCCAACATTAACAGCTCAAGCCCCTCCCCCAACATCATCACTAATTCAGCCTTCCTGGAGCTCACTTCCATTTCGGCTCCATCATCAGCGCCCATCGCTAACAGCTGCAGCAACGCCACTCATTTATCTCATGGCTTCAACTCATTTTCCCATCATGCCCCAGTGCACGGGCAGTTCAGCAGCCCGCCGCTCATCACAG GCAGAGATGTGGCGAGCTCGATGCTGCCCGGTTATCCTCCACACATCCCCTCGGCCACGCAGACGGGTTTCTCATCATCCACCATTACTGGGATGGTAACAG GTCCAGAATACATGGGACAGACCTACGGCCACTCGCCGTACTCTTCCTACAGCGACGCCTGGAGATTCACCAACTCCAGCATATTAG GTTCCCCGTATTACTATAGTTCAGCCGCGCGAGCGCCGCCTTCATCCACCGCCGCTTATGATCATCTCTAG
- the pax8 gene encoding paired box protein Pax-8 isoform X1, whose product MSNTTGRGHGGLNQLGGMFVNGRPLPEVIRQRIVDMAHQGVRPCDISRQLRVSHGCVSKILGRYYETGSIKPGVIGGSKPKVATPKVVEKIAEYKRQNPTMFAWEIRDRLLAEGVCDGDTVPSVSSINRIIRTKVQQPFNLPLDSKGLSPGHSLIPSSAVTPPESPQSDSLGSTYSISGLLGIPQTSAEGKRSHDDSDQESCRHSVDSQGSGSGSRKQLRTEHFHSQHQDCGFERHHYSSDTFNQTVASKTEQSLYPLSLISGGLDEGKSASAISRNLAAHQGYTVVAEALQPLPLCLKQEMSPNINSSSPSPNIITNSAFLELTSISAPSSAPIANSCSNATHLSHGFNSFSHHAPVHGQFSSPPLITGRDVASSMLPGYPPHIPSATQTGFSSSTITGMVTGPEYMGQTYGHSPYSSYSDAWRFTNSSILGSPYYYSSAARAPPSSTAAYDHL is encoded by the exons ATGTCCAACACAACTGGGCGAG GTCATGGGGGTCTTAATCAACTAGGTGGCATGTTTGTGAATGGTCGCCCGCTCCCGGAGGTCATCCGGCAGAGGATCGTGGACATGGCGCACCAGGGCGTACGACCTTGTGACATCTCCCGCCAGCTGAGGGTCAGTCACGGCTGCGTAAGCAAGATCCTGGGCAG GTACTATGAGACGGGCAGCATTAAACCAGGAGTCATTGGGGGCTCAAAGCCAAAAGTGGCGACTCCTAAAGTGGTGGAGAAGATAGCGGAGTACAAGCGTCAGAACCCAACCATGTTTGCGTGGGAGATCAGAGACCGACTGCTGGCCGAGGGCGTTTGTGACGGTGACACTGTGCCCAGCGTCAGCTCCATCAACAG GATTATTCGCACAAAAGTTCAACAGCCATTCAACCTTCCCCTGGACAGTAAAGGCCTCAGTCCTGGACATTCACTGA TTCCAAGTTCAGCCGTCACTCCTCCAGAATCTCCCCAGTCAGACTCTCTGGGCTCCACCTACTCCATCAGCGGCCTGCTGGGAATCCCACAGACCAGTGCCGAGGGCAAGAGGAGCCACGATGACA GTGATCAGGAGAGCTGTCGGCACAGTGTGGACTCTCAGGGCAGCGGCAGCGGATCCCGGAAACAGTTGAGGACCGAACACTTCCATTCCCAGCACCAGGACTGTGGCTTTGAGAGGCATCACTACAGCTCCGACACATTCAACCAGACTGTGGCCAGCAAAACAGAGCAG tcACTCTATCCTCTCTCGCTCATCAGTGGCGGTTTGGATGAGGGTAAAAGTGCTTCAGCTATCAGTCGAAACCTGGCAGCACATCAGGGATACACAGTGGTTGCAG AAGCTCTACAGCCCCTCCCACTCTGTTTGAAACAGGAAATGTCACCCAACATTAACAGCTCAAGCCCCTCCCCCAACATCATCACTAATTCAGCCTTCCTGGAGCTCACTTCCATTTCGGCTCCATCATCAGCGCCCATCGCTAACAGCTGCAGCAACGCCACTCATTTATCTCATGGCTTCAACTCATTTTCCCATCATGCCCCAGTGCACGGGCAGTTCAGCAGCCCGCCGCTCATCACAG GCAGAGATGTGGCGAGCTCGATGCTGCCCGGTTATCCTCCACACATCCCCTCGGCCACGCAGACGGGTTTCTCATCATCCACCATTACTGGGATGGTAACAG GTCCAGAATACATGGGACAGACCTACGGCCACTCGCCGTACTCTTCCTACAGCGACGCCTGGAGATTCACCAACTCCAGCATATTAG GTTCCCCGTATTACTATAGTTCAGCCGCGCGAGCGCCGCCTTCATCCACCGCCGCTTATGATCATCTCTAG
- the pax8 gene encoding paired box protein Pax-8 isoform X4, with amino-acid sequence MFVNGRPLPEVIRQRIVDMAHQGVRPCDISRQLRVSHGCVSKILGRYYETGSIKPGVIGGSKPKVATPKVVEKIAEYKRQNPTMFAWEIRDRLLAEGVCDGDTVPSVSSINRIIRTKVQQPFNLPLDSKGLSPGHSLIPSSAVTPPESPQSDSLGSTYSISGLLGIPQTSAEGKRSHDDSDQESCRHSVDSQGSGSGSRKQLRTEHFHSQHQDCGFERHHYSSDTFNQTVASKTEQSLYPLSLISGGLDEGKSASAISRNLAAHQGYTVVAEALQPLPLCLKQEMSPNINSSSPSPNIITNSAFLELTSISAPSSAPIANSCSNATHLSHGFNSFSHHAPVHGQFSSPPLITGRDVASSMLPGYPPHIPSATQTGFSSSTITGMVTGPEYMGQTYGHSPYSSYSDAWRFTNSSILGSPYYYSSAARAPPSSTAAYDHL; translated from the exons ATGTTTGTGAATGGTCGCCCGCTCCCGGAGGTCATCCGGCAGAGGATCGTGGACATGGCGCACCAGGGCGTACGACCTTGTGACATCTCCCGCCAGCTGAGGGTCAGTCACGGCTGCGTAAGCAAGATCCTGGGCAG GTACTATGAGACGGGCAGCATTAAACCAGGAGTCATTGGGGGCTCAAAGCCAAAAGTGGCGACTCCTAAAGTGGTGGAGAAGATAGCGGAGTACAAGCGTCAGAACCCAACCATGTTTGCGTGGGAGATCAGAGACCGACTGCTGGCCGAGGGCGTTTGTGACGGTGACACTGTGCCCAGCGTCAGCTCCATCAACAG GATTATTCGCACAAAAGTTCAACAGCCATTCAACCTTCCCCTGGACAGTAAAGGCCTCAGTCCTGGACATTCACTGA TTCCAAGTTCAGCCGTCACTCCTCCAGAATCTCCCCAGTCAGACTCTCTGGGCTCCACCTACTCCATCAGCGGCCTGCTGGGAATCCCACAGACCAGTGCCGAGGGCAAGAGGAGCCACGATGACA GTGATCAGGAGAGCTGTCGGCACAGTGTGGACTCTCAGGGCAGCGGCAGCGGATCCCGGAAACAGTTGAGGACCGAACACTTCCATTCCCAGCACCAGGACTGTGGCTTTGAGAGGCATCACTACAGCTCCGACACATTCAACCAGACTGTGGCCAGCAAAACAGAGCAG tcACTCTATCCTCTCTCGCTCATCAGTGGCGGTTTGGATGAGGGTAAAAGTGCTTCAGCTATCAGTCGAAACCTGGCAGCACATCAGGGATACACAGTGGTTGCAG AAGCTCTACAGCCCCTCCCACTCTGTTTGAAACAGGAAATGTCACCCAACATTAACAGCTCAAGCCCCTCCCCCAACATCATCACTAATTCAGCCTTCCTGGAGCTCACTTCCATTTCGGCTCCATCATCAGCGCCCATCGCTAACAGCTGCAGCAACGCCACTCATTTATCTCATGGCTTCAACTCATTTTCCCATCATGCCCCAGTGCACGGGCAGTTCAGCAGCCCGCCGCTCATCACAG GCAGAGATGTGGCGAGCTCGATGCTGCCCGGTTATCCTCCACACATCCCCTCGGCCACGCAGACGGGTTTCTCATCATCCACCATTACTGGGATGGTAACAG GTCCAGAATACATGGGACAGACCTACGGCCACTCGCCGTACTCTTCCTACAGCGACGCCTGGAGATTCACCAACTCCAGCATATTAG GTTCCCCGTATTACTATAGTTCAGCCGCGCGAGCGCCGCCTTCATCCACCGCCGCTTATGATCATCTCTAG
- the pax8 gene encoding paired box protein Pax-8 isoform X5: MSNTTGRGHGGLNQLGGMFVNGRPLPEVIRQRIVDMAHQGVRPCDISRQLRVSHGCVSKILGRYYETGSIKPGVIGGSKPKVATPKVVEKIAEYKRQNPTMFAWEIRDRLLAEGVCDGDTVPSVSSINRIIRTKVQQPFNLPLDSKGLSPGHSLIPSSAVTPPESPQSDSLGSTYSISGLLGIPQTSAEGKRSHDDSDQESCRHSVDSQGSGSGSRKQLRTEHFHSQHQDCGFERHHYSSDTFNQTVASKTEQSLYPLSLISGGLDEGKSASAISRNLAAHQGYTVVAGRDVASSMLPGYPPHIPSATQTGFSSSTITGMVTGPEYMGQTYGHSPYSSYSDAWRFTNSSILGSPYYYSSAARAPPSSTAAYDHL, translated from the exons ATGTCCAACACAACTGGGCGAG GTCATGGGGGTCTTAATCAACTAGGTGGCATGTTTGTGAATGGTCGCCCGCTCCCGGAGGTCATCCGGCAGAGGATCGTGGACATGGCGCACCAGGGCGTACGACCTTGTGACATCTCCCGCCAGCTGAGGGTCAGTCACGGCTGCGTAAGCAAGATCCTGGGCAG GTACTATGAGACGGGCAGCATTAAACCAGGAGTCATTGGGGGCTCAAAGCCAAAAGTGGCGACTCCTAAAGTGGTGGAGAAGATAGCGGAGTACAAGCGTCAGAACCCAACCATGTTTGCGTGGGAGATCAGAGACCGACTGCTGGCCGAGGGCGTTTGTGACGGTGACACTGTGCCCAGCGTCAGCTCCATCAACAG GATTATTCGCACAAAAGTTCAACAGCCATTCAACCTTCCCCTGGACAGTAAAGGCCTCAGTCCTGGACATTCACTGA TTCCAAGTTCAGCCGTCACTCCTCCAGAATCTCCCCAGTCAGACTCTCTGGGCTCCACCTACTCCATCAGCGGCCTGCTGGGAATCCCACAGACCAGTGCCGAGGGCAAGAGGAGCCACGATGACA GTGATCAGGAGAGCTGTCGGCACAGTGTGGACTCTCAGGGCAGCGGCAGCGGATCCCGGAAACAGTTGAGGACCGAACACTTCCATTCCCAGCACCAGGACTGTGGCTTTGAGAGGCATCACTACAGCTCCGACACATTCAACCAGACTGTGGCCAGCAAAACAGAGCAG tcACTCTATCCTCTCTCGCTCATCAGTGGCGGTTTGGATGAGGGTAAAAGTGCTTCAGCTATCAGTCGAAACCTGGCAGCACATCAGGGATACACAGTGGTTGCAG GCAGAGATGTGGCGAGCTCGATGCTGCCCGGTTATCCTCCACACATCCCCTCGGCCACGCAGACGGGTTTCTCATCATCCACCATTACTGGGATGGTAACAG GTCCAGAATACATGGGACAGACCTACGGCCACTCGCCGTACTCTTCCTACAGCGACGCCTGGAGATTCACCAACTCCAGCATATTAG GTTCCCCGTATTACTATAGTTCAGCCGCGCGAGCGCCGCCTTCATCCACCGCCGCTTATGATCATCTCTAG
- the pax8 gene encoding paired box protein Pax-8 isoform X2, producing MSNTTGRGHGGLNQLGGMFVNGRPLPEVIRQRIVDMAHQGVRPCDISRQLRVSHGCVSKILGRYYETGSIKPGVIGGSKPKVATPKVVEKIAEYKRQNPTMFAWEIRDRLLAEGVCDGDTVPSVSSINRIIRTKVQQPFNLPLDSKGLSPGHSLIPSSAVTPPESPQSDSLGSTYSISGLLGIPQTSAEGKRSHDDSDQESCRHSVDSQGSGSGSRKQLRTEHFHSQHQDCGFERHHYSSDTFNQTVASKTEQSLYPLSLISGGLDEGKSASAISRNLAAHQGYTVVAALQPLPLCLKQEMSPNINSSSPSPNIITNSAFLELTSISAPSSAPIANSCSNATHLSHGFNSFSHHAPVHGQFSSPPLITGRDVASSMLPGYPPHIPSATQTGFSSSTITGMVTGPEYMGQTYGHSPYSSYSDAWRFTNSSILGSPYYYSSAARAPPSSTAAYDHL from the exons ATGTCCAACACAACTGGGCGAG GTCATGGGGGTCTTAATCAACTAGGTGGCATGTTTGTGAATGGTCGCCCGCTCCCGGAGGTCATCCGGCAGAGGATCGTGGACATGGCGCACCAGGGCGTACGACCTTGTGACATCTCCCGCCAGCTGAGGGTCAGTCACGGCTGCGTAAGCAAGATCCTGGGCAG GTACTATGAGACGGGCAGCATTAAACCAGGAGTCATTGGGGGCTCAAAGCCAAAAGTGGCGACTCCTAAAGTGGTGGAGAAGATAGCGGAGTACAAGCGTCAGAACCCAACCATGTTTGCGTGGGAGATCAGAGACCGACTGCTGGCCGAGGGCGTTTGTGACGGTGACACTGTGCCCAGCGTCAGCTCCATCAACAG GATTATTCGCACAAAAGTTCAACAGCCATTCAACCTTCCCCTGGACAGTAAAGGCCTCAGTCCTGGACATTCACTGA TTCCAAGTTCAGCCGTCACTCCTCCAGAATCTCCCCAGTCAGACTCTCTGGGCTCCACCTACTCCATCAGCGGCCTGCTGGGAATCCCACAGACCAGTGCCGAGGGCAAGAGGAGCCACGATGACA GTGATCAGGAGAGCTGTCGGCACAGTGTGGACTCTCAGGGCAGCGGCAGCGGATCCCGGAAACAGTTGAGGACCGAACACTTCCATTCCCAGCACCAGGACTGTGGCTTTGAGAGGCATCACTACAGCTCCGACACATTCAACCAGACTGTGGCCAGCAAAACAGAGCAG tcACTCTATCCTCTCTCGCTCATCAGTGGCGGTTTGGATGAGGGTAAAAGTGCTTCAGCTATCAGTCGAAACCTGGCAGCACATCAGGGATACACAGTGGTTGCAG CTCTACAGCCCCTCCCACTCTGTTTGAAACAGGAAATGTCACCCAACATTAACAGCTCAAGCCCCTCCCCCAACATCATCACTAATTCAGCCTTCCTGGAGCTCACTTCCATTTCGGCTCCATCATCAGCGCCCATCGCTAACAGCTGCAGCAACGCCACTCATTTATCTCATGGCTTCAACTCATTTTCCCATCATGCCCCAGTGCACGGGCAGTTCAGCAGCCCGCCGCTCATCACAG GCAGAGATGTGGCGAGCTCGATGCTGCCCGGTTATCCTCCACACATCCCCTCGGCCACGCAGACGGGTTTCTCATCATCCACCATTACTGGGATGGTAACAG GTCCAGAATACATGGGACAGACCTACGGCCACTCGCCGTACTCTTCCTACAGCGACGCCTGGAGATTCACCAACTCCAGCATATTAG GTTCCCCGTATTACTATAGTTCAGCCGCGCGAGCGCCGCCTTCATCCACCGCCGCTTATGATCATCTCTAG